The following are encoded in a window of Elusimicrobiaceae bacterium genomic DNA:
- a CDS encoding FAD-dependent thymidylate synthase: MENQTIQLLDKGFIRLVDFMGSDNRAVSSARVSFGGTSKGEERDKGLIKYLLEHRHHTPFEHCYFQFHVCCPIYVARQWMRHRWGSFNEISARYTQVKDEFYIPQEFRGQDIKNRQGSVAADFDNEALRKIYEDSVEASFTAYNKLIEAGVAREMARGVLPVCQYTQFYWSVNARSLLNFLQLRQDGHAQYEIRVYADAIAEIFKEKMPWTWEAFESLNKQLPLGAQ, from the coding sequence GTGGAAAACCAAACCATTCAGTTGTTAGACAAAGGATTTATTCGCTTGGTAGATTTTATGGGCAGCGATAATCGCGCCGTCAGTTCTGCCCGTGTATCTTTCGGAGGGACTTCCAAAGGGGAAGAAAGAGATAAAGGACTGATTAAATATCTGTTGGAACACAGACACCATACCCCTTTTGAACATTGTTATTTTCAATTTCACGTCTGTTGCCCGATTTATGTAGCTCGCCAGTGGATGCGCCATCGTTGGGGCTCTTTTAATGAAATCAGCGCACGCTATACGCAAGTTAAAGACGAATTCTACATTCCGCAAGAGTTTCGCGGCCAAGATATTAAAAATCGTCAAGGTTCTGTAGCGGCCGATTTTGACAATGAGGCTTTGCGCAAAATTTACGAAGATTCCGTAGAAGCCTCTTTTACCGCCTACAATAAACTGATTGAGGCCGGTGTGGCTCGTGAAATGGCACGCGGAGTTTTGCCGGTGTGCCAATACACACAATTTTATTGGAGCGTAAACGCTCGCAGTTTGCTCAACTTCTTACAACTGCGTCAAGATGGTCACGCTCAATATGAAATTCGCGTCTATGCAGATGCAATTGCTGAAATTTTTAAAGAAAAAATGCCGTGGACTTGGGAAGCCTTTGAATCTTTAAACAAACAACTTCCCTTGGGCGCGCAATAA
- the glgC gene encoding glucose-1-phosphate adenylyltransferase: MRVLGMIMAGGKGERLYPLTKERSKPAVPFGGKYRIVDFVLSNFVNSGIFSSYVLVQYLSQSLIEYLRTSWRTEGLIPDHFLTTVPPQMRMGEIWYRGTADAVRQNINLVKDFAPDLVAIFGADHIYRMDVRQMIDFHIKNKADVTVAANTVSIKEASAFGVLGTDDNHRIIQFDEKPKNPRPIPGNPNAAFASMGNYIFNADVLLQVLQKRFCDVPSLDFGKHILPKILTDHRTFAYDFQSQVLPGIKDYEEKGYWRDVGTIESFWQTHMDLLGPTPKLDLDNPKWPINTTAYRVPPTKYMGGNIENSMVSNGCTIYPNAKIKNCVLASNVIVHDGAELEGCIIMDSCEIKQGAKLKKVIVDRFNTIAANQTIGFNQENDAQHYYIDPSGIVVIPRGKSKFL, translated from the coding sequence ATGAGAGTCTTGGGAATGATTATGGCCGGCGGAAAAGGCGAACGCCTTTATCCGTTGACTAAAGAACGTTCAAAACCTGCCGTTCCGTTTGGAGGAAAATACCGTATTGTTGATTTTGTTTTGTCTAACTTTGTTAATTCCGGTATTTTTTCTTCTTATGTGTTGGTGCAATATTTATCACAAAGTTTGATTGAATATTTGCGCACTTCTTGGAGAACGGAAGGTTTAATTCCGGATCATTTTTTAACCACCGTACCGCCGCAAATGCGCATGGGTGAAATTTGGTACAGAGGCACCGCCGATGCCGTACGCCAAAATATCAATTTGGTCAAAGATTTTGCACCGGATTTGGTGGCGATTTTCGGGGCTGACCATATTTATCGTATGGACGTGCGCCAAATGATTGATTTTCACATCAAAAACAAAGCCGATGTCACCGTTGCTGCCAATACAGTCAGCATCAAAGAAGCATCCGCCTTTGGCGTATTGGGAACGGATGACAATCACCGCATTATCCAATTTGATGAAAAGCCTAAAAATCCGCGTCCGATTCCCGGAAATCCCAATGCGGCTTTTGCCTCTATGGGGAACTATATTTTTAATGCCGATGTCCTTTTGCAAGTATTGCAAAAACGCTTCTGCGATGTTCCTTCTTTGGATTTTGGTAAACATATTTTGCCCAAAATCTTAACCGATCACCGCACTTTTGCCTATGACTTCCAAAGCCAAGTATTGCCCGGTATTAAAGATTATGAGGAAAAAGGCTATTGGAGAGATGTAGGAACCATCGAATCTTTCTGGCAAACGCACATGGACTTGTTGGGCCCTACTCCCAAATTGGATTTAGATAACCCCAAATGGCCCATCAATACGACGGCCTACCGCGTGCCGCCCACCAAGTATATGGGTGGAAACATAGAAAACTCTATGGTCAGCAACGGTTGTACGATTTATCCCAACGCCAAGATTAAAAATTGCGTATTGGCCAGCAATGTAATCGTACACGACGGTGCAGAATTGGAAGGGTGTATTATCATGGATTCTTGTGAAATCAAACAAGGAGCCAAACTTAAAAAAGTGATTGTAGATCGCTTTAACACCATCGCTGCTAACCAGACCATTGGTTTTAATCAAGAAAATGATGCTCAGCATTATTATATTGATCCTTCCGGCATTGTGGTCATTCCGCGCGGAAAGAGCAAATTCTTATAA
- a CDS encoding squalene/phytoene synthase family protein: MTNLNELLKNTSRSLYLSARLLPVEVRDTFCIAYLLCRYADSIADTSLISCEKRLYWIKKFPDMIIHPNPQDQEKLVSEISGSSSNTYEEKLLHNFPLCLASFNTLTEKQKETILEVVNAVCDGMKMDLEVFPPENSHQVKALKTTQDLEHYCHLMGGAPGVFWSKLILSHVKVAINETDFLALGKDIGDAEQIVNILRDLPRDLRIGRCYFPEEDLKKYGLKPEDLLDEKNSARFEPIKQKWIEWGRSKLNSAKKYFAALPKTQAKHRAAVAWPVLWAGDTLNKISEELYLLDNSRRVKIPRSCIYLTMFATPPILVCDRLFNKWLEKKLFTNKKDL, encoded by the coding sequence ATGACAAATCTAAATGAATTGCTAAAAAACACTTCTCGCAGTTTGTATCTCAGTGCAAGGTTGCTTCCTGTCGAAGTACGAGATACATTTTGCATTGCTTATTTATTATGCAGATATGCAGATAGTATTGCAGATACCTCTTTGATTTCTTGTGAAAAAAGATTATATTGGATCAAAAAATTTCCGGATATGATTATCCACCCTAATCCCCAAGATCAAGAAAAATTAGTATCAGAAATTTCGGGTTCTTCTTCTAATACATATGAAGAAAAATTATTACATAATTTCCCTTTATGTTTAGCAAGTTTCAATACATTGACCGAAAAACAAAAAGAAACCATCTTGGAAGTGGTGAATGCCGTATGCGACGGAATGAAAATGGATTTGGAAGTTTTTCCGCCGGAGAACTCCCACCAAGTAAAGGCTCTGAAAACAACACAAGATTTAGAACATTATTGTCACTTAATGGGTGGAGCGCCGGGAGTTTTTTGGAGCAAACTCATTCTCTCTCATGTAAAAGTAGCCATTAATGAAACAGACTTTTTAGCATTAGGCAAAGATATTGGAGATGCAGAACAAATCGTAAATATTTTGCGCGATTTACCTAGAGATTTGCGCATCGGCCGGTGCTATTTCCCCGAGGAAGATTTAAAAAAATATGGACTGAAGCCAGAAGACCTTTTAGATGAAAAAAACAGCGCCCGTTTTGAACCCATTAAACAAAAATGGATTGAATGGGGCAGATCAAAACTAAATTCAGCCAAAAAATATTTTGCTGCCCTCCCCAAGACACAAGCCAAACACCGCGCGGCCGTAGCCTGGCCTGTATTGTGGGCAGGAGACACATTAAATAAAATCTCCGAAGAACTTTATTTATTGGATAATTCCCGTCGGGTCAAAATACCGCGTTCTTGTATATATCTCACCATGTTTGCCACGCCGCCCATACTTGTATGTGACAGATTATTTAATAAGTGGTTAGAGAAAAAACTTTTCACAAATAAAAAGGACCTATAA
- a CDS encoding MazG family protein yields the protein MKKNFTDLIETIATLRGPNGCPWDKKQTHESLIKCLQNESQELIDAINNKDVENMKEELGDVLLQVIMHAQIAKEEGLFDIEDVMIYLDEKLHRRHPHVFGDHAQATSPEEALALWKEMKKKEKENK from the coding sequence ATGAAAAAGAATTTTACTGATTTAATAGAAACGATTGCGACTCTGCGCGGTCCGAACGGTTGCCCGTGGGATAAAAAGCAAACGCACGAAAGTTTGATAAAATGCTTGCAAAACGAAAGCCAAGAACTGATTGATGCCATTAATAATAAAGATGTTGAGAATATGAAAGAAGAACTGGGAGATGTCCTTTTGCAAGTGATTATGCACGCACAAATTGCTAAAGAAGAAGGGCTTTTTGATATAGAAGACGTGATGATCTATTTAGATGAAAAACTTCACCGCCGTCACCCACATGTATTTGGTGATCATGCGCAGGCAACATCGCCCGAAGAAGCGCTGGCTCTCTGGAAAGAAATGAAGAAAAAAGAAAAAGAAAATAAATAA
- a CDS encoding PhoH family protein gives MIKKILLKDQDEILLALGVQDRKLRALEKEFKIDAIVKYTEDGQGAELSLKGTHSRLDKALARLRKTLEMSGKIKNEDAVQDRIPFKDNIIFRPEHSRPIEARTENQKNYIEAVFENDLLVSIGPAGTGKTFLACACALRALELGMVERIIVTRPIVEAGEKLGFLPGDINEKTDPYLRPIYDAFYSMLGVEKFRALKYGNILEIAPLAYMRGRTLEKAFVILDEAQNTLPAQMKMFLTRMGINSKMVVNGDLTQIDLPQKSQSALLQLPKILKGVSGVSFVDFGPEDVVRHPLVKNILHAYEKWEKKIVKTEK, from the coding sequence ATGATTAAGAAAATTTTATTAAAAGACCAAGATGAAATCTTGCTTGCTTTAGGCGTGCAGGACCGCAAATTGCGCGCTTTGGAAAAAGAATTTAAAATTGATGCCATCGTAAAATATACCGAAGACGGGCAAGGTGCTGAGCTTTCTTTAAAGGGTACTCATTCTCGTTTAGACAAAGCTTTGGCCAGACTGAGAAAAACATTGGAAATGTCCGGAAAAATAAAAAATGAAGATGCTGTTCAAGACCGCATCCCCTTTAAAGATAACATTATTTTTCGGCCGGAACATTCTCGTCCTATAGAGGCTCGTACCGAAAATCAAAAAAATTATATTGAAGCCGTCTTTGAAAATGATCTATTGGTTTCCATCGGCCCTGCCGGAACAGGCAAAACCTTCTTAGCTTGTGCCTGCGCATTACGTGCTTTGGAGTTGGGAATGGTAGAGCGCATTATCGTCACCCGTCCGATAGTAGAAGCCGGTGAGAAATTGGGTTTTTTGCCCGGTGACATCAATGAAAAAACAGACCCTTATTTGCGTCCTATCTATGATGCTTTTTATTCTATGTTAGGTGTAGAAAAATTTCGCGCACTGAAATATGGAAACATTTTAGAAATAGCCCCTCTGGCTTACATGAGAGGGCGCACTTTAGAAAAAGCATTTGTCATTTTAGACGAGGCACAAAACACATTGCCCGCCCAAATGAAAATGTTTTTAACCCGTATGGGAATTAATTCTAAAATGGTGGTCAACGGGGACTTGACGCAAATAGATTTACCGCAAAAATCGCAGAGTGCACTTTTGCAATTACCCAAGATTTTAAAAGGAGTATCCGGAGTATCTTTTGTAGATTTCGGGCCGGAAGACGTTGTGCGTCACCCGCTTGTCAAAAACATTTTACATGCCTATGAAAAATGGGAAAAGAAAATAGTGAAGACAGAAAAATGA